A single region of the Halorussus gelatinilyticus genome encodes:
- a CDS encoding chemotaxis protein CheC, whose protein sequence is MTVSDDAPDRTAADRDDADRDDATDRDPSDEFERANPIDAEPSGSRAEASGSHVETSGSHTESSGSHAEASAPSAEDAASDDRLAIPVETIAVLNWLGDIGVDGVESRLNKVPVGDLSARTEHVKIGYAGAETVGDQFGVADRAGARVHLREPFAGTVLVLFPVKSANRAASLMLQSAVEDVESVVSTPMGRDALTELCNAMANGFVDEWAELFDTPIDTGPPVAVQNPELTLVQRIASVADVGLYLAARLRIPEHDVEASVFVFPGDEAFVRELSKLDLDVIDR, encoded by the coding sequence ATGACGGTCAGCGACGACGCGCCGGACCGAACCGCCGCGGACCGAGACGACGCGGACCGAGACGACGCGACCGACCGCGACCCTAGCGACGAGTTCGAACGCGCGAACCCCATCGACGCCGAGCCGTCGGGCTCACGTGCCGAAGCGTCCGGGTCGCACGTCGAAACGTCCGGGTCCCACACCGAATCATCGGGGTCGCACGCGGAAGCGTCCGCGCCGTCCGCCGAAGACGCCGCCAGCGACGACCGCCTCGCCATCCCCGTCGAGACCATCGCGGTGCTGAACTGGCTCGGCGACATCGGCGTGGACGGCGTCGAGTCGCGGCTGAACAAGGTCCCGGTCGGCGACCTCTCGGCTCGGACCGAACACGTCAAAATCGGCTACGCCGGTGCCGAGACCGTCGGCGACCAGTTCGGCGTCGCCGACCGCGCCGGGGCGCGAGTCCACCTCCGCGAGCCGTTCGCGGGTACCGTCCTCGTCCTCTTCCCGGTCAAGAGCGCGAACCGCGCGGCGTCGCTCATGCTCCAGAGCGCGGTCGAAGACGTGGAGTCGGTCGTCTCGACGCCGATGGGCCGGGACGCGCTGACCGAACTCTGCAACGCGATGGCGAACGGCTTCGTGGACGAGTGGGCCGAACTGTTCGACACGCCCATCGACACCGGCCCGCCCGTCGCGGTCCAGAACCCCGAGTTGACGCTCGTCCAGCGCATCGCCTCGGTCGCCGACGTGGGGCTGTATCTCGCGGCGCGCCTCCGGATTCCGGAACACGACGTGGAGGCGAGCGTCTTCGTCTTCCCCGGCGACGAGGCGTTCGTGCGCGAACTCTCGAAACTCGACCTCGACGTCATCGACCGCTGA
- a CDS encoding AAA family ATPase has protein sequence MAETESLDARQGTPQFVVVCGLPGVGKTTVAEDVAERLDGRLLRTDVVRKDILDDPEYTEGESRMVYRELFERASDVVEGGRSVVLDGTFKDAGDRERAVELAESLDATFRLVKVECDESVVRDRIAAREDDESDADFEVHAMYRERFDAISADHVTVDNSESAAETLRQVAEQF, from the coding sequence ATGGCTGAGACGGAATCGCTCGACGCGAGACAGGGGACGCCCCAGTTCGTCGTCGTCTGCGGCCTGCCGGGGGTCGGCAAGACCACCGTCGCCGAGGACGTGGCCGAGCGACTCGACGGGCGACTCCTCCGGACCGACGTGGTTCGCAAGGACATCCTCGACGACCCCGAGTACACCGAGGGGGAGTCCCGGATGGTCTACCGCGAACTGTTCGAGCGCGCGAGCGACGTCGTGGAGGGCGGCCGGAGCGTCGTCCTCGACGGTACCTTCAAGGACGCCGGCGACCGCGAGCGCGCGGTCGAACTCGCCGAGTCGCTGGACGCGACGTTCCGACTGGTCAAAGTCGAGTGCGACGAGTCGGTCGTCCGAGACCGAATCGCCGCCCGCGAGGACGACGAGAGCGACGCCGACTTCGAGGTTCACGCGATGTATCGCGAGCGGTTCGACGCCATCTCCGCCGACCACGTGACGGTGGACAACTCCGAGAGCGCGGCCGAGACCCTCCGACAGGTCGCCGAGCAGTTCTGA
- the nucS gene encoding endonuclease NucS yields the protein MVAEQIDAPDPETLVSEAKAAFRDGAVLSVQARCEVEYDGRTSGHLGPGDRLLVAKPDGTFLVHQPTGHKPVNWMPGGGTVSARESDGEAVLLARRTNPTERVEARIFDAHGLTRFDATDGATYEESGTEAEMHEYIERNPEVLEEGLRIVEHERESKYGFIDFFARDESGTPVVVEVKRIQATLNHFDQLQRYVSLYEDGEESPEDGVTADDGTVRGMLVAPDASERVRRALRDNGLEFAELAEFDTDAKGATEAKLTDF from the coding sequence ATGGTCGCCGAGCAGATAGACGCGCCGGACCCGGAAACCCTCGTCAGCGAGGCGAAGGCCGCGTTCCGGGACGGTGCCGTGCTGTCCGTGCAGGCCCGCTGCGAAGTCGAGTACGACGGCCGAACGTCGGGACACTTGGGACCGGGGGACCGCCTCCTCGTCGCCAAGCCCGACGGAACCTTCCTGGTCCACCAGCCGACCGGCCACAAGCCGGTCAACTGGATGCCCGGCGGGGGCACCGTCTCCGCGCGCGAGAGCGACGGGGAGGCGGTCTTGCTGGCGCGCCGAACCAACCCGACCGAACGCGTCGAGGCGCGGATTTTCGACGCGCACGGCCTGACGCGCTTCGACGCGACCGACGGTGCGACCTACGAGGAGTCGGGCACCGAGGCCGAGATGCACGAGTACATCGAGCGGAACCCCGAGGTGTTGGAGGAGGGTCTCCGCATCGTGGAACACGAGCGCGAGAGCAAGTACGGCTTTATCGACTTCTTCGCGCGCGACGAGTCGGGCACCCCGGTCGTCGTGGAGGTCAAGCGGATTCAGGCCACGCTGAACCACTTCGACCAGTTACAGCGCTACGTCTCGCTGTACGAGGACGGCGAGGAGTCGCCCGAGGACGGCGTCACCGCCGACGACGGAACGGTCCGCGGGATGCTGGTCGCGCCGGACGCGTCCGAACGCGTCCGGCGCGCGCTCCGGGACAACGGACTGGAGTTCGCGGAACTCGCGGAGTTCGACACCGACGCGAAGGGCGCGACCGAGGCGAAACTGACCGACTTCTGA
- a CDS encoding DUF5684 domain-containing protein produces MAENVLGTVFLVFALGLTVLMIASMWKVFDKADQPGWAAIVPIFNTYIMLKIGDNPGWYLLLMMVPLVNLYAGWKMYVGLAKAFGKDVGWGLGLWFLPMIFFPILAFGDATYRGRGGRSGGQPAI; encoded by the coding sequence ATGGCAGAAAACGTACTGGGGACGGTGTTCCTCGTGTTTGCACTCGGACTCACCGTCCTGATGATAGCGAGCATGTGGAAGGTTTTCGACAAGGCCGACCAACCGGGTTGGGCCGCCATCGTCCCGATATTCAACACCTACATCATGTTGAAGATCGGCGACAACCCGGGCTGGTACCTCCTGTTGATGATGGTCCCGCTGGTCAACCTCTACGCCGGATGGAAGATGTACGTCGGACTGGCGAAGGCGTTCGGCAAAGACGTCGGCTGGGGACTCGGACTCTGGTTCCTCCCGATGATCTTCTTCCCGATACTGGCGTTCGGCGACGCGACGTACCGCGGTCGCGGCGGTCGCTCGGGCGGCCAGCCCGCGATTTGA
- a CDS encoding TIGR00725 family protein, protein MRVSVIGGSTVTESEARTAENVGRRLAQRGHTVVCGGLGGVMEAACRGASETGGRTIGVLPGEDRTAANPYVDVAIATGLGHARNALVVMNGDAVIAVDGGVGTLSEVGFAGVFDRPIAGIDTHDAPGVEAVESAADAVAYVEDAVDAP, encoded by the coding sequence ATGCGAGTCAGCGTTATCGGCGGGAGTACCGTCACCGAATCGGAGGCCCGAACCGCCGAGAACGTCGGACGTCGCCTCGCCCAGCGCGGTCACACCGTCGTCTGCGGCGGCTTGGGCGGCGTCATGGAAGCGGCCTGTCGCGGTGCGAGCGAGACGGGCGGCCGGACCATCGGCGTCCTCCCCGGCGAGGACCGCACCGCCGCGAACCCCTACGTGGACGTGGCGATAGCCACGGGACTGGGCCACGCTCGGAACGCGCTAGTCGTGATGAACGGCGACGCCGTCATCGCGGTGGACGGCGGCGTCGGTACGCTCTCGGAGGTCGGGTTCGCGGGCGTGTTCGACCGCCCGATAGCGGGCATCGACACCCACGACGCGCCCGGCGTCGAAGCGGTCGAGTCGGCCGCCGACGCGGTGGCCTACGTCGAGGACGCCGTGGACGCTCCGTGA
- a CDS encoding nucleoside deaminase has translation MSDLDALDHSSHVRRAIDLAREAGDRGDGPYGSLLVRDGEVVMEETNRENTDDDIALHPELTLARRAAREFSPAERAETVMYTSTEPCPMCAGGIAIAGLGGVVYSVSAKRLGEEFGGPNGVPCGEIFERRGREIPVVGDVLADEGMALHREFR, from the coding sequence GTGTCCGACCTCGACGCACTCGACCACTCGTCCCACGTCCGGCGCGCGATCGACCTCGCCCGCGAGGCGGGCGACCGCGGCGACGGCCCGTACGGGTCGCTGCTGGTCCGCGACGGCGAAGTCGTGATGGAGGAGACCAACCGCGAGAACACGGACGACGACATCGCGCTCCACCCGGAACTCACGCTCGCCCGCCGCGCGGCCCGCGAGTTCTCCCCGGCCGAGCGCGCCGAGACCGTGATGTACACCAGCACGGAACCGTGTCCGATGTGTGCGGGCGGCATCGCCATCGCGGGCCTCGGCGGCGTCGTCTACAGCGTCTCGGCGAAGCGACTCGGCGAGGAGTTCGGTGGCCCAAACGGCGTTCCCTGCGGGGAAATCTTCGAGCGCCGCGGCCGGGAGATTCCGGTCGTCGGCGACGTGCTGGCCGACGAGGGGATGGCACTTCACCGCGAGTTCCGGTAG
- a CDS encoding M20 family metallopeptidase, which produces MTRDDELADLAADLVAVPTENPPGDERPCAEFVVDWFESRGIEARLVEKPSAERAQAVAWVGDDPRDETGGGASDETAGESADAPTLVLNGHLDVVPAGDPDEWTHDPFAGVVEDGRLHGRGSADMKTNLAAAMLTVRDLAPEIESGDLDGTLVFHGAMGEETGHPGTRTLIEAGYGGDCAVVLEPTDFRVGTSGKGVVTYRVGVSGSASHASRPDQGTNAIDAARPVLDAVDEYDDRLRERTDPLVGRAYATVTEFEAGTDSNMAVLPGRAEFLLDRRILPDERFEAVEGEIETLLAEVEREADVETDLSLVKHYASAGIDPDHPLAERFRRLSAESADAPREPWGLEAATDAREFVAAGTPAIIWGPGNLAQAHAVDEYIDLADAATGLDILTDGVRGVLSDE; this is translated from the coding sequence ATGACCCGAGACGACGAACTCGCCGACCTCGCGGCCGACCTCGTGGCCGTCCCGACCGAGAACCCGCCGGGCGACGAGCGACCCTGCGCCGAGTTCGTCGTGGACTGGTTCGAATCGCGGGGCATCGAGGCGCGACTCGTGGAAAAGCCGAGCGCCGAGCGCGCGCAGGCGGTCGCGTGGGTCGGCGACGACCCGCGCGACGAGACCGGAGGCGGGGCCAGCGACGAGACCGCCGGCGAGTCGGCAGACGCGCCCACGCTCGTCCTGAACGGCCACCTCGACGTGGTGCCCGCGGGCGACCCCGACGAGTGGACCCACGACCCCTTCGCTGGCGTCGTGGAGGACGGGCGACTCCACGGACGGGGGAGCGCCGACATGAAGACGAACCTCGCGGCCGCCATGCTGACCGTCCGGGACCTCGCGCCCGAAATCGAGAGCGGAGACCTCGACGGAACGCTGGTCTTCCACGGCGCGATGGGCGAAGAGACCGGCCACCCCGGCACCCGGACGCTCATCGAAGCGGGCTACGGCGGGGACTGTGCGGTCGTGTTGGAACCCACCGACTTCCGGGTCGGCACGAGCGGGAAGGGCGTCGTGACCTACCGCGTCGGCGTCTCGGGGTCGGCCTCCCACGCGAGTCGCCCCGACCAGGGCACCAACGCCATCGACGCGGCCCGGCCCGTCCTCGACGCGGTAGACGAGTACGACGACCGCCTGCGCGAGCGCACGGACCCGCTCGTCGGCCGCGCGTACGCGACCGTCACCGAGTTCGAGGCCGGGACCGACTCGAACATGGCGGTCCTGCCCGGCCGCGCGGAGTTCCTGCTCGACCGGCGCATCCTGCCCGACGAACGCTTCGAGGCGGTCGAAGGCGAAATCGAGACCCTGCTCGCCGAGGTCGAGCGCGAGGCGGACGTCGAGACGGACCTGTCGCTCGTGAAGCACTACGCGTCGGCCGGAATCGACCCCGACCATCCGCTCGCCGAGCGGTTCCGCCGCCTCTCGGCGGAGTCGGCCGACGCGCCCCGAGAGCCGTGGGGACTGGAGGCCGCGACCGACGCCCGCGAGTTCGTGGCGGCCGGGACGCCGGCGATTATCTGGGGGCCGGGGAACCTCGCGCAGGCGCACGCCGTGGACGAGTACATCGACCTCGCGGACGCCGCGACCGGACTGGATATTCTGACGGACGGCGTCCGCGGCGTTCTCTCGGACGAGTGA
- a CDS encoding glycosyltransferase family 2 protein, whose translation MTDTADSPRSDTDGLVSVVVPTHYRNDRLRGALESVAAQEYEPIETIVVDGAEDERARPVAEEFDATYVAQERDEGPQAARSEGAERADGEYVQFLDDDDRLAPSKIRKQVPRLGPEVGVVYCGMDDEERGRIRPNPVVRGDVLGRALEMRTFPCINSTMLIDRETIERVLPLRHRHGADDTGLKIDLALQTTFDFVAEPLVFRGRTGDSLSESWRYLDGRLSVIATYDRLYRQFPDRIRERALRETHYQAGRKLLAEEGWSPRATAAFARAAWETPDDYAYHVGATLGSLAGSPGLAAVDRLFDRSGY comes from the coding sequence ATGACCGACACCGCCGACTCGCCGCGGTCCGACACCGACGGTCTCGTCTCCGTCGTCGTCCCGACCCACTACCGAAACGACCGCCTGCGCGGGGCGCTCGAGAGCGTCGCGGCACAGGAGTACGAGCCGATAGAGACCATCGTCGTGGACGGCGCCGAGGACGAACGCGCCCGACCGGTCGCCGAGGAGTTCGACGCGACCTACGTCGCCCAAGAGCGCGACGAGGGACCGCAGGCCGCCAGAAGCGAGGGAGCGGAGCGAGCGGACGGAGAGTACGTCCAGTTTCTGGACGACGACGACCGACTCGCCCCCTCGAAAATCCGAAAGCAGGTCCCCCGTCTCGGCCCGGAGGTCGGCGTCGTCTACTGCGGGATGGACGACGAGGAGCGCGGTCGAATCCGGCCGAATCCGGTCGTCCGGGGCGACGTCCTCGGCCGTGCGCTCGAAATGCGGACGTTCCCCTGCATCAACTCCACGATGCTCATCGACCGCGAGACGATAGAGCGCGTCCTCCCGCTCCGCCACCGACACGGGGCCGACGACACGGGTCTCAAAATCGACCTCGCGCTCCAGACGACGTTCGACTTCGTGGCCGAACCGCTGGTCTTCCGCGGGCGGACCGGCGACTCGCTGTCGGAATCGTGGCGCTACCTCGACGGCCGGCTGTCGGTGATAGCGACTTACGACCGGCTCTATCGGCAGTTCCCCGACCGCATCCGCGAGCGCGCGCTCCGCGAGACCCACTATCAGGCCGGCCGGAAGTTGCTCGCCGAGGAGGGATGGTCGCCCCGCGCGACGGCGGCGTTCGCCCGCGCAGCGTGGGAGACGCCCGACGACTACGCCTACCACGTCGGGGCGACGCTCGGGTCCCTCGCGGGAAGTCCCGGACTGGCGGCGGTGGACCGGCTGTTCGACCGTTCGGGTTACTGA
- a CDS encoding SDR family oxidoreductase, with amino-acid sequence MEVLVAGSHGQVGQHVTERLAESDHRVRGMVRDEAQRSDIADLGAEPVLADLTEDVTHAVEGCDAVIFAAGSGGDDVWGVDRDGAVNLVEAAEAEGADRFVMLSSINADSPDESPEELREYLEAKAEADEHLRESDLTYTIVRPGALTNEAGTGRIRTGADLDREGDEIPREDVAETLVTALPMESTHGRTFEVLSGDEPIESALADPLNEK; translated from the coding sequence ATGGAAGTACTCGTCGCAGGTTCGCACGGACAGGTCGGACAGCACGTCACCGAACGACTCGCCGAGAGCGACCACCGAGTGCGGGGGATGGTCCGCGACGAGGCACAGCGGTCCGATATCGCCGACCTCGGTGCCGAACCGGTCCTCGCTGACTTGACCGAGGATGTGACTCACGCGGTGGAGGGATGCGACGCCGTTATCTTCGCCGCTGGCTCGGGCGGCGACGACGTGTGGGGCGTGGACCGCGACGGCGCGGTGAACCTCGTCGAGGCCGCCGAAGCCGAGGGTGCCGACCGGTTCGTCATGCTGAGTTCCATCAACGCCGACTCGCCCGACGAGAGCCCCGAGGAACTCCGGGAGTACCTCGAAGCGAAGGCGGAGGCCGACGAACACCTCCGCGAGAGCGACCTGACGTACACCATCGTCCGTCCGGGCGCGCTGACGAACGAGGCGGGGACCGGCCGGATTCGGACCGGCGCGGACCTCGACCGCGAGGGCGACGAGATTCCCCGCGAGGACGTGGCCGAGACGCTCGTCACTGCGCTTCCGATGGAGAGTACCCACGGACGCACCTTCGAGGTGCTGTCCGGCGACGAGCCGATAGAGTCGGCGTTGGCGGACCCGCTGAACGAGAAGTGA